From the genome of Paraburkholderia sp. ZP32-5:
AGCGCAGTGTCTACACAGGTGACGGAGTATCGGATGCAAACGATACTTAAGGAATGGGGGGGACGTACCGCCTATTTCAAACTCATCAACTCGACTGAGTTGCGAACAATGCAATCGATCATTCCAGCATGGTCGCTGCTTACATGGGTTCCACCTTCAACAGCGTGAAATACCGACCTTTTCCATGCCTGAATCAAGGGAAACACGCCCATAGGGGTAAGCTCATCCCTGGTACCTTGAATCAACGTACCAGGGATGTCGTGCAATTGGTTCGCGTTATTGATCAGTTGATCAGGCGATAGAAATCCGTCATTCAGGAAGTAGTGCACGGAGATGCGTGCCATCGCCAATTCTTGCGCCTTCGTTTGTGGGTCCGTGTCGCGTTGCTGGTCCCGGAATCCGGCCAGATGATTTTCCCAGGCACACCACTGATAAGCCGCTTCGTATTCTTCTTCGGCGATGCCGCAATTCAATGTCTCCGCGTAGGCCTGTAGAAGACCTCGACGCTCCGCAGCCCTGGTCCAACTAGAGAACCGCGCCCAGGCCTCGGGATGCAGGCGGCCGGCGCCTCCTCCGTAAAGCCATTCCAGTTCGTCTGCGCTGCAAAGAAAAACGCCACGCAGCAACAGAGCGCGGACTCTTTGCCGATGGGTTTGCGCATAGGCCAACGCCACGGTGGTCCCCCAGGATGCGCCCGAAACAATCCAGCGATCGATATCGAGCTGCGTGCGTAGTTGCTCGATATCGGCGATCTGATCGGCCATCGTGTTGTGTTCTATGCGGGCCGCCGGCGTAGAACAGCCGGCTCCACGCGGATGAAGGAGCACGATTCGATAACCGATCGGGTTAAAGAATCGCGGATCCTGCCGGCTCGGAGAACCGCCAGGACCTCCGCATAGATGCAGCAACGGAATACCCACGGGATTGCCATGCGCTTCCCAGAAGACGCGATGGCCCCCACCGACATCCATCCAGCCGGATTCGCGTGCGGCGCTCGGGGGATAAAGATCGCGTAGATATGTCATCGCGAATCCCCTATGCGATCGTAGCTTCGGCTGTGGTTTCGGTCACGGATTCGAATGCGGTTTGGCCGAGGCCGCTCGACGTCGGGAACACCAGCGATTTGATCACGACGGGTGCCGCCGACGCAGTGGGCAGCAGTTCGCCGATATCGACGAAATCGAATTCCTTCAGCGAGATCCCGTCGATGGAAACGATGGGCACCGGCAGATTGCGTTCCCGCTTGAAATGAATGCCGATCAAGCCGCCGACATCGCCCTCGCCGATCAGCACGATCGGTTGCCCGGCTTCGATCCGCGTGCGCATCGCGTTCATCACGCCGACCACAAGCGCGTCCATGCGGCGATAGAATGCCGTCCCGGCAAACCGGTAGAAAAGCGCAACGGCTTGGGTGTCCTCGTGCAGGTCCATCCGCACAAGCGCGGTCGTCACTGCGTTTTCGATATCCTTCGGGTCGAGTTGGTCTGGCTCGAGATCGAAATCGAGGACCACCACCGGGAGATTGCGCAACGGCAGAACCGACTGCGGTTCGACGTAAACCGTGCTGCCGCTCACTTGCACCGTGTATTGCGACGCGCCGACGACCGTGGCCCGGATACCCTCATCCGTTTCCTTGATCTCGGCGCCCGAGGCTTCGATGCGCCTGCGAACAGCGGCGGCCAGCATCAAACCGAGGTCACCGAATACGCGCGTTTCGCGGCCGTAAACGTATTCCGAAACACCACCGGAGAACGTGACGAGATCGGGAACGCGGGCGCCTTGCAGCGGCGGCAGACGCAGCAACGATGCAGTTGCCGGATCGAGTTCCGCGCCGTTTTTCATCGACGCTTCGCACAGGTGCTCGGCCATGCGCTCGACGATGGCTTCGAGTACACCGGGAGACGGCCGATGACCCACGCTCAGCGTGGCGCCCACCTCCTGCGCAAAACGTTCGCCCGCGGCTTCGACACGGGCCACGTGGCCTTGCTCGTCGAGCGTAATGATGCGCGCGCCGATATCGATAGCCGTCACGCTTTTAACCTCGCCTTCTTCACAGATGGCGATCTTCGTGGTCCCACCGCCGATGTCCAGGTGAAGGAGACGGGTACCTTGACGCAGTGCTCGCAACACGGCACCGGAACCGAACGCCGCCAGCATCGATTCGAGACCGTCACCGGCCGAGACCGACACGAATTTGCCCGCCTGCGCTGCAAACAGATCTGCAATAGCGCGTGCATTGCGACGACGGACCGCCAGACCGGTGAGAATCAGCGCACCGGTATCGATCTGTTCGGGCGTGACGCCCGCCTTCCGGTATTGCTCATCGATGAACGCACCAAGCCGGGCTTCATCGATAGTCAGATCGTCGGTATAGGGGGTGAGCAGGATATCCGACTCGTGAAGGATCGTACGTTCCGCAACGATGTAGCGCGTGGTCGTGCGTTCGAGAACGATGCGCGAAACGACCATGTGGGACGTAGAAGACCCGACGTCGATGCCCACGCTGATCAGTTCGATTTCATCTTCTTCCTCCAGGCTCCGGCCGGTATCGGTAAAGAAGATGCGCCCCTCTTGCGACTCACCGCTCATGCTTGTCTCCAGTGCATAAAAGTTAGGGCCGTGTCCCCAGAAGAACACAGCCCTATGGACTCGCTACGCAAACGCGTCAGACCACCGAGTCACCGACATTCTTTTCCGGCTTCACGTACCACGTCGAGTCCATACGGCTTTGGACGCCGTTCTTCGCGAGGCGCGCCTCGTATTCTTGACGGATGTACGGATCTTCCATCCAGTACGGGATCGCGGTGCCGCCGGAACCGACATCCTGAGCCGTGTAGTCGTTGTGCTTCGAGCCCGGCGCGCCCGGATCACGGCCCGGGTTGTGCGGGCCGAACCACGCGGTCAGACGGAACGGGTCTTTGGACGTGCTGAAGTGCTGGTGATACCAACGCGCGCCGCCCGGCGCCGCGGTCACGATGCCGCCGTAACCGTAGTCGAGGCGACGGACCTTGTCCGCGCGACCATCGGCCCACGGAGTTTCGCCGCATTCTTCCGGCCACGAATACGTATAGCCTTCTCCCTTCAGACAGATCAGCACGGCCGCCGACGTGTGAGCATGAGCCTTCGAGTAGCGGCCCTGTTCATGCTGGCCGATCCAGAAATAGAAGCAGTTTTCCGTCATGAACGGCTCGACGCGGCGATAGCCCGGCGAACGACGGTTATCCAGAGGCAACTCGCAATTGACCGCATCGGTGATCAGGTTGGTACGACGGCGAGCAAGACCGCGAACCGGATCCGTTTCGATGTCATCGCGCGGCTTGTAGAAGTCTTCGTCCGCGCTGAAGCGATCGCGGAATACGAACGGATTGTTGAACACCGCTTCGACGTTGTTGATCTGGTTCATCACATTCGGTGCCGTGTTGCCCGCGAGCAGCACCGCGCCCGAGTTCGAGCCGTCGACGATACGGAACCATGCGTTCATCGGAATCGAGAACATCGAACCGGCTTGCCATTCGAACACGTGCTTGCGGCCTTCGCCTTCGAGCCAGACCTCGGTGGTGCCCCGGCCTTCGACCACCCAGTAGATTTCCTCGAACATGTGCTTTTCGGGGTTCAGTGCACTGCCCGCGGGCACTTCAACCACATAGCAGCCCCATTTCGTTTCCGTGCCCAGCAACTGGATGTAGTGGCCACGGCCGCCCTTACGCTTCCATTCCACCATTGGCAGATCGCGCACGTCCTTGATACCGATGTCGCGGAAGACCGGCACGCCTTCGCTTTCCATGAAAAGGTCGTAAGGCGTCGGTTGCTTCTTGAACTCGCCAAAACCGGCTTTCTTGTGACCAGCGGGTTCATGCCAGTGGGCAAGGTCTTTCTCATGCGGCATCGCTTTCTCTCCTTGTATGGGCCGATCTTTCGGGCAAAGATCGCCTTGCTCGTTCTTATATGAAGAACGGCATACACGTATATGGAACGAGACGATTGGAGCACGATACCGCAATGGGTGTCAATGAGGGATTGACTGATAGACTTTGCGGCCGGGTCTTTCAGTAAGCGGCTCGCGTGGCATGGCAATGACCCACTGCTTTTAAGGGCGCGTTCATATCCGGGGCGGATGCCGTAAGGCATTGCATGCCCCGTCACATAGCTGTGTTGTGTGGGGGCGGATCGTTGGCGCGATCAAGGTAGCCGCTGGGTCGGGCAACCTTGATCGCGTAGCGTAGGAGTGGGAGGTGTAGCGCCGGATGTCGGCGCGAAGGAAGAACTGCGGGAGACGTACAGAAAACTGGAGAGGCGCTAAGCGCAAGACGCGGAATTCAACGAGCCGGCATCGAAATTTACCCGCGCGTATCAGCAACGAATCGATCGACCGTGCGATCTGCCTTATCAGCGTGCGGTCGTATCTCGTTCAACGGTACATACCCTCATCGACGCTTGAACTCCGCAGCCCGCTTCTCCTGAAACGCCCTTCTGCCCTCCATCGCATCGGCTGTCGCAAAGCAGATCGTCTGCAGATCGCGCTCGTAGACGATTGCCTGCTCCAGCGGCATGCTCATCGCCGCGCGCAAGTTGACCTTGGCCGTTTCCGCGGCAATCGGCGCGCGCGCGGCAATCGCACCTGCGATGCTCGCGGCTCGCTCACGCAGTGCATCGGCGCTCACGACTTCGCTGACCAGCCCCCAGGTCATTGCCTGTTGCGCGGACACCGGCTCGCCTGTCATCACCATCAGCGCCGCGCTCGATGCACCGATCGAATGCAGCAACTGTGGGGTCACCCCGCCACCTCCAATCCAGCCGAGCTTGATTTCAGGCGCGGCGAGCCGTGCGTTGTCCGACGCGATACGGATGTCGCAAGCGAGTGCCATCTCCAGTCCGCCGCCGAACGCATAGCCGTTGATCGCGGCGATCGCGGGCTTCCTGAGCGCGCGAATCAGATCGCAGTAGTCGCGGCGGTTGCGAAAGTCCCAAGGCGTGGCGTAGCTATCGAGTTCCGTGATGTCGGAGCCGGCACAAAAGGCTTTGGGTCCCGCGCCCGTCAACACGACGACGCGAACGTCATCGCTGCGATTGCAGGCCTGCACCGCATCGAGCAGCAGTTCCGCCATCTCGGGCGTCATCGCATTGAGCTTTTCCGGCCGGTTCAATTCGATCCAGCCCACATGGTCCTGTACTTCAAAATTAACGAGGCAAGTCACGAAGCATTCCTCCAGTCACGAATTCGGTCACGAAGCGCGCGGACGACACAGGCCGTTCAGGCGATCGGCCAGACTCGCCGCCGATGCACCGGCCAGCAATCCGTCGCGCAATAGCGCCGATGCCTTGGCTTGTATCGCGATGAATCCGTCATGGCGCGGTCGCAGGCTCGCCGCCTGCACGGTCGCGAATGTGTTCAGATAAAAGTTGCCGCTGGCCGCGTTGACGTTTGCATCGCGCCAGCTTGCGATATGGCTGGGCTGCCCCGCGTGTTGCGGGATAAAACCGCTTTGCGCGGTTTCGCTCAACAGCCACAGCAGGTGCTCGATCAATTGGGTATCGACCTCGCAACGCTTCGTCACCGCGATTCCGGTTCCGCCAAGAATGGAACCCGGCGGCCTTGCGTCGAATCTCGGTGCGTCGTGAAATGCCAGCGGCACACCGTTTTGCACCTGCGTGTAATTCACGTATCCATAGACGAGCGGGCACAGCATCACGTCGTCGTGCGTCGTCATGTACTGCAGCAAACCTATCGGGTTCTCGTCGCGCACGCAGGCCGGGCTCAGCGAGGCCAACTCCACCAGCAACTCACAGGCTTCGCGAACCACGTCGGGTGAGTGCCAGCGCGCGCCATCGGCGAGCGCGAGTTGCGGATCGAGCGCCGCGCAAATCGATAGCAGCGTCAGGAATGCGTGAGGTCCCGCCAGCGACATCGCCACTTGCCCAGTGCGACGCGACATAGCCAGCACATCGTGCCATTGCGTTGGAACGGCAGCGTCCGCGCGCGCGAGCAGATCGGCGCGCGCAGCCATCACCTGGGTCGCGGCATCCAGCGGCAGTCCCCATTGGCAACCCGCCATCCGATAGCTGGCATAGCTCAAGCCCATGCTGTCGCGTTCGATGCGCTGCAGCGCTTCACGCGTGAATAGCGTATCGAGCGGTTGCAGACAGTTTTGCGCCAACGCTTCGCCCAGATGCGGATGGTCGAGCACGATCAGATCGTATTGCTCGCACAACTGCCCGATCGGCGCCGACTCGAAGCCTTCCAGCGAATGCGTGTGCCATTCGATCAGTTCCGACTGATCCGCCGCGGCCCGCAACGCGGCATAGCCGCGCGGATGATCCCATGTCAGCCCGCGCCATCGCCGGCTCATGCCTGCTCCCCGCGCACAATCGCACCATTGGCCTCGAACGCAGCGACCTGGTCGGCATCGAAACCGTATTCGCGCAGAATCTCCGCCGTATGCTGTCCCACCAGCGGCGCGCCGCGCTGGATCGTGGCGGGACTCTTGCCGAAACGAATCGGAAAGCCGGGCGTTTTCACGTGACCTTCGGTCGGATGCTCGTATTCGACGAAGGTGCCGTTGTGCGCGATCTGCGGGTCCGCCACCAGCTCGGCATAGCCATACACCGGGCTGCACCAGATACCCGCGCTGCCAAGACGATCGAGCCAGTCCTGCGTCGTGCGTCGGGTCATCGCTTCGCGCACGAGGCGAAAGATATCGTCGCGCCGGGTCCAGCCGGCGGCTTCGTCGACGTAGTCGAGCAATGCCGGCTGCTCCAGTTCTCGCGCGAGCGCGGTCATGTCGGGCATCGCCAGCGCGAGATAGCCGTCGCGTGTCGCGAAGGTGCCATAGGGTGCGCGAATATAGCTGTGCGCATGCGGTTCGGCGCTGCGCGTCTGTGCCTTGCCGCCCACCGTGAATACCGAAAGCTCCTGCATTTGCAGCGTCGTAATCGCGTCGAGCATATTGACTTCGACCTTCTGCCCTTCGCCGGTGCGCTCGCGATGCAGCAGAGCGGCAAGCACGCCCTCGAACGCGCAATACGCGGTCACCGCATCGACCAGATATTGGCCCGCGGCACGCGGCGCCTCGCCTTCGCAGCCGGTCGACAGCATCGCCCCCGACATCGCCTGCAACAGCAGATCCTGGCCGGGCCTGCGCGCATACGGGCCATCCTCGCCATAGCCGGACATCGACACATAGATGAGCCGGGGATTGATCCGCGCGAGGCTGTCATAGTCGACGCCCAGACGCTGCGCGACACCCGGCCGGTAGTTCTGGATGAACACATCGGCCTGACTGGCGAGTTGACGCATGATGGCCTGGCCGTCCGCGCTTTTCAGATCGACCGCCAGCGAGCGCTTATTGCGGTTCAGCGACAGGAACGACACATTGATCTTGTTGCCCTTGATACCGCCGGCCGGCGCGTGACGCTGCCACTCGCCTTCCTTCGGCTCGATCTTCACCACGTCGGCGCCGAGATCGCCCAGGCTCTGCGCGGCGAACGGTCCGGCCATCGCGATCGAACAGTCCAGCACCTTGTAACCCGTCAAAATACCCATGTAGATACCCTTTAGTGCATGATCCAGCCGCCATCGACGGCGAGCGTTTGTCCGGTGATGAACCCGGCTTCCTCGGAAGCGAGAAAAACGATCGCGGCGGCAATGTCGTTCGCGTGGCCGCGCCGCTTGATGGACTGGCGTTCGAGCACCATGCGCTCATAACCCGGCAAGTCCGGATGAATCGCTTCGGCGGCGGTTGGAAATGCGCCCGGAGAAATCGCATTGCAGGTGATGCCCTCGGCGCCGAACTCGCGCGCGAGCGCGCGCGTGTTGGCGACCATCGCGCCCTTCGATTCGACATAGGGCTGCAAATGCTCCCAGCCCCCAGACAGCGTGATGGACGCGATGTTGACGATGCGGCCCCAGCCTTGCGCGCGCATGCCCGGCAGCGCCGCACGGATGATTTGCAGCGCGGCCGCAACATTCACGCGATACACGCGGGCGCGCTCGTCATCCGAATACGCGTCGAATGGCCGCGACGGATAAATGGCCGCGTTGTTGATCACCACGTCGAGCGGCGCATCGGCAGTCAACCGATCCAACGTGTGCTGCAACGCCGTCTCATCCGCCAGATCGACTTGCAGCGTTTGCAACTGCTCTTCTACCCGTTCGGACTCCGCGGCGGCGTGTAGCCTCGCGAGCGATTCGGCATCGCGATCGAGCGCGAAGAGCCGCGCGCCCTGGCGCAACAGCGCGAGGCTCACGCCATGCCCCAAGCCTCCTCCAGCTCCCGTTAGCAGCACGCGCCGGCCGCGCAACGAAAACTGCATCGACGTGCCGTTCATGCCGCGCCTCCTTGCCCTTCGTGCCTTTCGCTCGCTCCGCGTCCGCTCAACGGCACGAAGCAGCCGGAGACTGGCGGATAGTCGTCGAGCGGTTGCGGCGAGATCGCGCGAATGCGCTGCTCACTGCGGAAGATGTCTTCTTCGCCAGCGAGAATGCGAATACGTGTGTCGTAGTGACGTTCATCGCCATGTTCGAGCCAGATCAACTCACCGCGCTCGCGCGCGCCGCCTTCGCCGAGCACATGATTCGTCGATGGCTCGAGACCCAACGCATACTGGCCCGCCTGAAGGTTCTGCCATTGATACTGACAGGGAAACTGGTCCTTGCGCGTCGTGACTTCGACGCCGATGCCGAGGCGGTCGTTGACCAGCGCGACGGGTACGAGACCGGCCGCGTCGGCCTTCATCTCGTGCTGCCACACCTGCTCATGAAAGCCCATTTGCGGCGCAGGCATACGCTGATAGCCGACCCCTTGCGCACGATACGAATCGGCGTGCGCGGCCCACACCACGTCCTGAATCGGAGCGAGGTAACGCGCACCTTCGTCGAGCACCGGATAGCCGATGTTCATGTGATAGCACAGCATGTGCGGCGTGCGATAAAAGCCGCGATTGACCACGCGATCGGTCAACTGGATGTCGTTGGTGCCCGCTTCGATCTCGATACGTCGATGCAATTCCAGATGCTCGCCGAACACCGTGCCCTGCGAAACCACGCCTTCAGCCCACAGAAAACAGCGCTCGCCTTCCCAACGCTCGCCATAGCCGCCGAGCCGCGCCGGGATCGTGCCGACCCGCCCATGAATCGAGTGCTGCACTTTCTGGCGCGGTTTGTACACGTAGTTGTCCGCCGGCGAGTCGTGCATGAACAGGATGTGATCCAGCCCGCAGGTGACCAGCAAACCCGAAAACGAACGCAGCCAACCGAGGCCGCCCTCGCCTTCATACTCGTGCAAGCCGGGATGCCGAAACCCGGCGGGCGAATGCCAGCCCACCGCATAGCCGCGAAACTCGCACTCGGCGATATCCATCGCGCGATCGACCAGCACGGTAAAACGCAGACCCGTGCCGCTGCGAAATTCGAGCATACGAATGCCGCGCTCCAGTCCATCATCCAGCGTAACTAGCCTCACACCGGCAAACTGCGCGAGCTGTCCGCAGCGCGCTTCGATCTGCCGCCTGCTCATTGCCGTGGCGTATAGCTGCACCATGTGTGCGTTGACTCCAGAAACCGGCACTCATCGTGCCAGGATGGTTGAGGAATGAGGATCGGGAAACGCGGGCAAAAGCGCCCGCGCTTCGCGCTCGAACTCAAACGCCGTTGGCGCGCAGCCTGCCGTCGAGAAATGCCTTTGCGCGCGGCACATCGTCTTCGGTCAGGTGCTCGATGATGATCGGGATATTCGGGTGGTGCTTCGCAAGACGCCGCAAATACAGGTCGTAGTTCAACGCGCCCAGCCCCGGAGCAGGCAATTCGATTTCGCCCACGCCACGGAACGTGTGGCTCTCGGCGGCGTCGGCGTCGCCGATATCCGAGTGCTTTTCAGACTTGTCGCCGCCGGCGCGTTTGACATCTTTCGCGTGAGCAATGCAGATCTTGTCGGACAGCGCATCGAATACCTGGTTGAGCGTTTTGTCCATCTGATCGATGTTGTGATCTTCGAAGTAATTGGTCGGGTCCATCAGCAAACCGAGCCCCGGGTGATTGACTTCAGCGAACATGCGCAGCGTTTCTTCCACCGATCCGACCACGTTGTTCACATAGGTTTCGAGCAGAAACACGGCGCCATGGTCGTAAGCGTATTGCGAGAGTTCCTGAATGACCGCGCGGCATTGCTCCCAGCCTTCTTCGGTCTTGTTGCGCGGATGGTGGACCCAGTCGCTGTCGGTCGCGAACGTGCCGGTTTCCGAAATCACATACGGAGAGCCCAGGTACTGCGCGTGCGCGATGATCTCCTTCAGGTAGTCATTGCGCCGCTGCCGCTCCGCCGGATCGGGATGCACGATGTTCGTATAGCCGGAAATGCACGAGACCGGCAGATTGTGATCGCGGAACGTATTGCGGATGCGCTCGCACTTGTCCAGCGTGATCTGGCCGCGACCGAGATCCATGTCCTTGAAGTGCAGATCGAGCTGTACGGTGTTGAAGCCGTGAGCGCGAATCCTGTCTGCCGCGGTGGCGAGATCGTACGGAAAATAGCCTGAAAAGATACCGGGTTGAATCATGCTCTGTCTCCTATGGATAGGCAGGGCTCCCCTTGCAAGGGCCGCCCGTCGGCCTGCCTGGAACTGGACTTGTGCACGGAAACCGACGCGGGGCGAAGCCCCTAATCGGACAGCGGAATGTCGGCCATGCGCACCGTGCGGCGCTCGGCTGCGGAGCGATACGCCGCCTCCACCAACGCCATCGTCTTGACGTTATCGGCGACCGTCAGTGCAGGCTCGGTGCCGCTCGCCAACGCGTACTGCAACTGCTCCATCACGCCGACGAAGGCGTGCGGAAACCACATCGTCGACCACTCGGGCGTCACCCACTGACCGTCCGTCAGACGCTCAGACGCATAGCTCAACGTGGAAGGCTTGCCATGCGGCCAGCCGATCGTGCCTTTAGCCACGCCCTCGGTACCCTCGACGCGCCAGTGGATGTACTGATCGTCCGCGAAGCCGTCGTGGCGCGGTCCGGCCCACACATCCTCCAGCGAAAACGCGAGCAGGCCCGAGCCGAATCGCAACGTCGTTGCGACGATGCCGTCCTGATGCGCGAAGCGCGTGCGCGGATCGGTACGAACCACGCTGGTCACTTCGACAGGATCCCCAAACAGATGACGCAGCACGTCGAGGTGATGCACGCTCATGTTGGACAGCGTGAGCCGGTCGTAGCCTTCGAGAAAGCCCTGCCAGTGCGGAATCGCATGCATGTCGATCTGCGCGAGCACCGGTTCGCCGAGCGCGCCTTGATCGAGCAATTGCTTGAGCACGCGCATCGACTGGTCATAGCGCATGTTCTGGTTGACCGATAACAGCTTGCCCGCCTTGCGTGCTTCATCGCGCAACGCCACTGCTTCGGACAACGACAGCGCCAGCGGCTTTTGCGC
Proteins encoded in this window:
- a CDS encoding alpha/beta fold hydrolase — encoded protein: MTYLRDLYPPSAARESGWMDVGGGHRVFWEAHGNPVGIPLLHLCGGPGGSPSRQDPRFFNPIGYRIVLLHPRGAGCSTPAARIEHNTMADQIADIEQLRTQLDIDRWIVSGASWGTTVALAYAQTHRQRVRALLLRGVFLCSADELEWLYGGGAGRLHPEAWARFSSWTRAAERRGLLQAYAETLNCGIAEEEYEAAYQWCAWENHLAGFRDQQRDTDPQTKAQELAMARISVHYFLNDGFLSPDQLINNANQLHDIPGTLIQGTRDELTPMGVFPLIQAWKRSVFHAVEGGTHVSSDHAGMIDCIVRNSVELMSLK
- a CDS encoding ethanolamine ammonia-lyase reactivating factor EutA, whose product is MSGESQEGRIFFTDTGRSLEEEDEIELISVGIDVGSSTSHMVVSRIVLERTTTRYIVAERTILHESDILLTPYTDDLTIDEARLGAFIDEQYRKAGVTPEQIDTGALILTGLAVRRRNARAIADLFAAQAGKFVSVSAGDGLESMLAAFGSGAVLRALRQGTRLLHLDIGGGTTKIAICEEGEVKSVTAIDIGARIITLDEQGHVARVEAAGERFAQEVGATLSVGHRPSPGVLEAIVERMAEHLCEASMKNGAELDPATASLLRLPPLQGARVPDLVTFSGGVSEYVYGRETRVFGDLGLMLAAAVRRRIEASGAEIKETDEGIRATVVGASQYTVQVSGSTVYVEPQSVLPLRNLPVVVLDFDLEPDQLDPKDIENAVTTALVRMDLHEDTQAVALFYRFAGTAFYRRMDALVVGVMNAMRTRIEAGQPIVLIGEGDVGGLIGIHFKRERNLPVPIVSIDGISLKEFDFVDIGELLPTASAAPVVIKSLVFPTSSGLGQTAFESVTETTAEATIA
- a CDS encoding cupin, giving the protein MPHEKDLAHWHEPAGHKKAGFGEFKKQPTPYDLFMESEGVPVFRDIGIKDVRDLPMVEWKRKGGRGHYIQLLGTETKWGCYVVEVPAGSALNPEKHMFEEIYWVVEGRGTTEVWLEGEGRKHVFEWQAGSMFSIPMNAWFRIVDGSNSGAVLLAGNTAPNVMNQINNVEAVFNNPFVFRDRFSADEDFYKPRDDIETDPVRGLARRRTNLITDAVNCELPLDNRRSPGYRRVEPFMTENCFYFWIGQHEQGRYSKAHAHTSAAVLICLKGEGYTYSWPEECGETPWADGRADKVRRLDYGYGGIVTAAPGGARWYHQHFSTSKDPFRLTAWFGPHNPGRDPGAPGSKHNDYTAQDVGSGGTAIPYWMEDPYIRQEYEARLAKNGVQSRMDSTWYVKPEKNVGDSVV
- a CDS encoding enoyl-CoA hydratase/isomerase family protein; the protein is MTCLVNFEVQDHVGWIELNRPEKLNAMTPEMAELLLDAVQACNRSDDVRVVVLTGAGPKAFCAGSDITELDSYATPWDFRNRRDYCDLIRALRKPAIAAINGYAFGGGLEMALACDIRIASDNARLAAPEIKLGWIGGGGVTPQLLHSIGASSAALMVMTGEPVSAQQAMTWGLVSEVVSADALRERAASIAGAIAARAPIAAETAKVNLRAAMSMPLEQAIVYERDLQTICFATADAMEGRRAFQEKRAAEFKRR
- a CDS encoding extracellular solute-binding protein, giving the protein MSRRWRGLTWDHPRGYAALRAAADQSELIEWHTHSLEGFESAPIGQLCEQYDLIVLDHPHLGEALAQNCLQPLDTLFTREALQRIERDSMGLSYASYRMAGCQWGLPLDAATQVMAARADLLARADAAVPTQWHDVLAMSRRTGQVAMSLAGPHAFLTLLSICAALDPQLALADGARWHSPDVVREACELLVELASLSPACVRDENPIGLLQYMTTHDDVMLCPLVYGYVNYTQVQNGVPLAFHDAPRFDARPPGSILGGTGIAVTKRCEVDTQLIEHLLWLLSETAQSGFIPQHAGQPSHIASWRDANVNAASGNFYLNTFATVQAASLRPRHDGFIAIQAKASALLRDGLLAGASAASLADRLNGLCRPRAS
- a CDS encoding CaiB/BaiF CoA transferase family protein yields the protein MGILTGYKVLDCSIAMAGPFAAQSLGDLGADVVKIEPKEGEWQRHAPAGGIKGNKINVSFLSLNRNKRSLAVDLKSADGQAIMRQLASQADVFIQNYRPGVAQRLGVDYDSLARINPRLIYVSMSGYGEDGPYARRPGQDLLLQAMSGAMLSTGCEGEAPRAAGQYLVDAVTAYCAFEGVLAALLHRERTGEGQKVEVNMLDAITTLQMQELSVFTVGGKAQTRSAEPHAHSYIRAPYGTFATRDGYLALAMPDMTALARELEQPALLDYVDEAAGWTRRDDIFRLVREAMTRRTTQDWLDRLGSAGIWCSPVYGYAELVADPQIAHNGTFVEYEHPTEGHVKTPGFPIRFGKSPATIQRGAPLVGQHTAEILREYGFDADQVAAFEANGAIVRGEQA
- a CDS encoding SDR family NAD(P)-dependent oxidoreductase; the encoded protein is MNGTSMQFSLRGRRVLLTGAGGGLGHGVSLALLRQGARLFALDRDAESLARLHAAAESERVEEQLQTLQVDLADETALQHTLDRLTADAPLDVVINNAAIYPSRPFDAYSDDERARVYRVNVAAALQIIRAALPGMRAQGWGRIVNIASITLSGGWEHLQPYVESKGAMVANTRALAREFGAEGITCNAISPGAFPTAAEAIHPDLPGYERMVLERQSIKRRGHANDIAAAIVFLASEEAGFITGQTLAVDGGWIMH
- a CDS encoding aldose 1-epimerase family protein, producing MVQLYATAMSRRQIEARCGQLAQFAGVRLVTLDDGLERGIRMLEFRSGTGLRFTVLVDRAMDIAECEFRGYAVGWHSPAGFRHPGLHEYEGEGGLGWLRSFSGLLVTCGLDHILFMHDSPADNYVYKPRQKVQHSIHGRVGTIPARLGGYGERWEGERCFLWAEGVVSQGTVFGEHLELHRRIEIEAGTNDIQLTDRVVNRGFYRTPHMLCYHMNIGYPVLDEGARYLAPIQDVVWAAHADSYRAQGVGYQRMPAPQMGFHEQVWQHEMKADAAGLVPVALVNDRLGIGVEVTTRKDQFPCQYQWQNLQAGQYALGLEPSTNHVLGEGGARERGELIWLEHGDERHYDTRIRILAGEEDIFRSEQRIRAISPQPLDDYPPVSGCFVPLSGRGASERHEGQGGAA
- a CDS encoding sugar phosphate isomerase/epimerase family protein, which encodes MIQPGIFSGYFPYDLATAADRIRAHGFNTVQLDLHFKDMDLGRGQITLDKCERIRNTFRDHNLPVSCISGYTNIVHPDPAERQRRNDYLKEIIAHAQYLGSPYVISETGTFATDSDWVHHPRNKTEEGWEQCRAVIQELSQYAYDHGAVFLLETYVNNVVGSVEETLRMFAEVNHPGLGLLMDPTNYFEDHNIDQMDKTLNQVFDALSDKICIAHAKDVKRAGGDKSEKHSDIGDADAAESHTFRGVGEIELPAPGLGALNYDLYLRRLAKHHPNIPIIIEHLTEDDVPRAKAFLDGRLRANGV
- a CDS encoding Gfo/Idh/MocA family protein, translating into MSVTGLQPDAPVRERGFTIGCIGAGMIMAECHLAAYREAGFNVAAIASRTPARAQAVAQRWSIGRVYDTPQALIADPEVDIVDIAFPPDQQPELIRAALAAPHVKAVLAQKPLALSLSEAVALRDEARKAGKLLSVNQNMRYDQSMRVLKQLLDQGALGEPVLAQIDMHAIPHWQGFLEGYDRLTLSNMSVHHLDVLRHLFGDPVEVTSVVRTDPRTRFAHQDGIVATTLRFGSGLLAFSLEDVWAGPRHDGFADDQYIHWRVEGTEGVAKGTIGWPHGKPSTLSYASERLTDGQWVTPEWSTMWFPHAFVGVMEQLQYALASGTEPALTVADNVKTMALVEAAYRSAAERRTVRMADIPLSD